The Leucothrix mucor DSM 2157 DNA window TAATGAAAATGAGGTGTCGCGTGCTGTGCGCATGGGTTTGATCACCGGCCCCGATGGCGCTTGGCAGAAGATTTCAGAACGGGTACAGGCAATCCCTGAGTATGTGGAGCAATTTAAAGCAGCTATTCCGTCAATCCAACAGGCTAGCGATATTAAATTTACTGATATTTCGAATGTAATCGCTGAGTTTATTAGTAGCGAATGGCAGGCGGTTGATAGCCCATTTGATCGTTATTTGCAGGGCGATGCACACGCTTTATCCGCTGTTGAACAGCAGGGTTTACAACTATTTTATGGGAAAGCTGGCTGTGTAAGTTGTCACCAAGGCGCGCTGCAAACTGATCATGATTTTCATGCGATCGCCATGCCGCAGTTTGGGCCGGGAAAAGTGGCTCGATTTGAAAGTGAACCGCAAGATATTGGCCGTATGCGGGTAACAGGCAAGCCGGAAGATAAATACAAATTCCGAACGCCTAGCTTGCGCAATGTGACGTTGACTGCGCCTTATGGGCATAACGGTGCGTTTGCGACGCTGGATAGCATAGTGCGGCATCATTTGAACCCTGCTGCATCTTTAGCTGGCTTTAAATTGAGCGCGGTGAAGTTAGCACCTTTGCCTGAGAAGGATGCTAAAGACCTTAATCAGGCACGTTTAGATCGGGTGGTTCCGGAGTTACTAGCAGCTAATGAGTTAGCGGTAATTGAACTGGCTGATTCTGAGATTTCTGCGTTGGTGGCTTTTTTGCATGCTTTGACGGATTCGCGCTCTGGTGCTGGGAAATTGGGCAAGCCGCAAGCGGTACCTAGTGGCTTAGCGGTGGAATAGCCGTCTTACTTACCTGCTTGCTGTGTTTCTTTGGTGACTGGCCCTTTGAAACTTGCCAGATGTTCCCAGCCACTAACTCATACCAAGGGCTTTTGGCCTGATCAGGCCAAGTCACCTGCACCCTCACCTGCTGAGATTTACCAATACCAAAATGCTGAGGCAATAAACTACCACCTGCATGTCCACCACCGACCGTTACTTCCCGCTGGTAGCGTTTACCATCAGCTTCAACCGTGACCCAAGCACCAACCGCATCACGGTTTTTACCCGACTGCTTTAAACGAATGGCCACCCAATGACCGACGGCTGTTGTGGCATTTTGATAAACCCTAAAGTCTGCCCGCCGATTCACTACTACCAAATCCAACAAACCGTCATTATTAAAGTCTTCCAACGCCGCACCGCGAGAGCGCGCTGTATCGGCAATCCCAGCCTGCTGCCCTATTTCATGAAAGTTACCTTGTTCATCCTGCAGCAGTAAATTATTAGGATCGTAAACCGCAGAGTCCGGCATTTGATCAACATTGCCTTTGGCGATAAACAAGTCATCCAAGCCATCATTATTCACATCACCAAACTGCGCATGCCAAGCGGTTGATGGCCGCCCTTCATCCCCAAAATACGGTCGATGCGCAATCATGCCGCGCTTAAATGCCTGATCATCGTATTTCGGGCCGTTGGCTTCCGCATTCAAAACCTGAAACTTCTGATCACTCATACTGGTGAGCAAGTAATCGGGTAAGCCATCGCCGGTAATATCACGACTGGCAATGCCCATTCCCCAAATTTTAAAAGACTGCCAGCCCTCAGAGGCTTGATATAAAACAGGCTTTGGCTGCATTTTCCAAAGCTGCTCTTCACCATCATGTAAATAATAGTGGCGGTCATTACTCACTCGAAGATCGGCTTTGCCACTGTGTTTCCAGTCAGAAAACAGCATGGATAAGGTGCAATAACCGGGAGTTAATTCAATGGCAAAGCCAAATTGCTGGTCATGCATTCGATATAGCTGGTGTGAATCACAGGCTCCGAATGGGCCATCTTTGCGGCTACGATCGACGTAATTGCCAAATACCAAAGTCGGGCCTTGGCTTGGAGCTTCCCAAGTGGCGCTGAATGCAGTCGTCCAGCGCTGATCTGAAGGATATTTCCAATGATCATTCGCGTTTTCAAACTCACAATTACCCAGCCCACGCAGCAATCTATTCTCACCCGCTCGCAGCACTGCTAAGTCTAGGATTCCGTCGCCATCTATATCTAGAGGATAGGCACCGGTGACGGCTTTTAAGTCAGTTATGGCGCTTGGCTTTGGAGTAAAGCGAAGTGTTTGTTGACCACTGTTAATTAGGAGTTTAGCGGGCGTTTCACCACCTGCCACATACAAATCAGCAAAGTGATCATTGTTGCAATCAAAAGCTGCTACACCACCGCCAACAAAGTGCTCCCAGCCGCCTGTGTACTGATGACTAAATGGCTGCTCTGATGTTCTATCAATGAAGGTTATAGCTGAACTAGCCAGAGAATCATCCACACCATCAGAGCCAGCAGCTACACTTGCATTGGCGTTGGCGTTGGCGTTGGCGTTGGCGTTGGCGTTGGCGTTGGCGTTGGCGTTGGCGTTGGCGTTATCAGTTTTCGCTACAGCAGTACAAACCGACAGGCCTGCAGCAATGAATATCGCCAACAGGCCAGTCGATGAGCTACTTAAAGCTTTTGAAAACAAATGACGCGCCAAAGCAATCAATCCGTTTCCGCGCCAGGCCCGGGTATCGCTTTAGCCGGTACCTTGCCCAGTATAATCATCCCCAACACTTCATCCTTGGTCACATCTTCAGTGCGGGCTGAGCCAACTAGTTTACCGTTTTTCATAACCGCCACCCGATCCGCCAAATCAAATACATCATGGATATCATGACTAATCAGGAAAATACCGATGCCCTGCTTTTTAAGCTCCAAGATCAGCTCACTTACCTGCTTAGTTTCCTGAGGGCCAAGCGCTGCCGTTGGCTCATCCATTATCAGAA harbors:
- a CDS encoding CRTAC1 family protein, with the protein product MIALARHLFSKALSSSSTGLLAIFIAAGLSVCTAVAKTDNANANANANANANANANANANANASVAAGSDGVDDSLASSAITFIDRTSEQPFSHQYTGGWEHFVGGGVAAFDCNNDHFADLYVAGGETPAKLLINSGQQTLRFTPKPSAITDLKAVTGAYPLDIDGDGILDLAVLRAGENRLLRGLGNCEFENANDHWKYPSDQRWTTAFSATWEAPSQGPTLVFGNYVDRSRKDGPFGACDSHQLYRMHDQQFGFAIELTPGYCTLSMLFSDWKHSGKADLRVSNDRHYYLHDGEEQLWKMQPKPVLYQASEGWQSFKIWGMGIASRDITGDGLPDYLLTSMSDQKFQVLNAEANGPKYDDQAFKRGMIAHRPYFGDEGRPSTAWHAQFGDVNNDGLDDLFIAKGNVDQMPDSAVYDPNNLLLQDEQGNFHEIGQQAGIADTARSRGAALEDFNNDGLLDLVVVNRRADFRVYQNATTAVGHWVAIRLKQSGKNRDAVGAWVTVEADGKRYQREVTVGGGHAGGSLLPQHFGIGKSQQVRVQVTWPDQAKSPWYELVAGNIWQVSKGQSPKKHSKQVSKTAIPPLSH
- a CDS encoding cytochrome-c peroxidase; the encoded protein is MNAAPCKPIRYTQRLSHIALISCAILFSPLLIASPASDSIKLPAPLSATDFIQTDEARSRLGQLLFFDPILSGNKNIACSSCHHPEFASADGVALSLGDGGQGLGPERIPVTGKNRPEQRIGRNAPALFNLGTKQFRSMFHDGRLEVDTQRASGMRTPLENDMLQGFDSILSAQSMFPVLSPDEMAGHYNENEVSRAVRMGLITGPDGAWQKISERVQAIPEYVEQFKAAIPSIQQASDIKFTDISNVIAEFISSEWQAVDSPFDRYLQGDAHALSAVEQQGLQLFYGKAGCVSCHQGALQTDHDFHAIAMPQFGPGKVARFESEPQDIGRMRVTGKPEDKYKFRTPSLRNVTLTAPYGHNGAFATLDSIVRHHLNPAASLAGFKLSAVKLAPLPEKDAKDLNQARLDRVVPELLAANELAVIELADSEISALVAFLHALTDSRSGAGKLGKPQAVPSGLAVE